A window of the Bdellovibrio sp. ZAP7 genome harbors these coding sequences:
- the mfd gene encoding transcription-repair coupling factor, translating to MKAEMTHTRLESILDRAFETTRGKIQVTGASSPLALAFFLSQTYSKKINGLPHLVVVGSQAEALKLQQLLQFFDPLRQSTVLPAFDVSAYSGLYPNTRSAADRVRFLAKAQAAKAGEIFIASPDALVQKTIPVKILKENSRTLSVGDELPEDIADYLNSLGYVSAPMVEDKGQYALRGGIVDIFPPSEDAPVRLDLFGDQVETLRHFSVDDQRSSDEIKSFVLTPAREILFRDETHERLLQRVRANIDDRPVEKAEADEMLRSLVLKNSFPGIEFLLPYFYGEPASPVDHFPNPINVWFLDPVEISRSADENMAELKADYATSSSHVIRPDMDLLFQNFETITYPENSRQIYFSTLEYLDADNAAEAHVEYRTSLTQDFSNLSNSNPVGSELWLQAATNKLHKWRDDGYRIFVSTKNQSHIDRLSLIFEKLELKAVRCGQDEYKWDTWLQDQDSDKHLVHIVSRYLSDSLRLDEERVIFLRDEDFYGKKMRSRESTAAQDFQKQAKRLAFGDLKPGDLVVHVKHGVGIYEGLKIMAIGGVESEFIQVGFKDKDKLYLPVYRVGQLQKFSGAGATTVLDKLGGTAWEKTKAKVKSHVRDIAADLLALYAKRAEMHRPPFDFKENEIQLFENGFPYEETNDQLRAIGDILSDLKSTKPMDRLVCGDVGFGKTEVAMRAAFFAVQARRQVAILAPTTVLTFQHFETFKKRFEGWPVDIRVLNRFITPAESKKTIQDIKDGKVDIIVGTHKLLGSSIGFKDLGLLIIDEEQKFGVTHKEKIKKIKTSVDTLTLSATPIPRTLNMALVGIRDLSLINTAPVDRLPTRTFVTKFDEETIRKAITAEISRGGQVYFIHNRIESIYGLADEIRSIVPEARIKVAHGQMEEHELEKAMLSFFHHEIDVLICTAIVESGMDVPRANTMFIDSAHMFGLSQLYQLRGRVGRSKTRAYCYLMMPRNRKLDKEQQERLKIIQENTALGSGIKIAQYDLELRGSGNILGEEQSGHVNSVGYELYMDLLNEALAEAKGEKVEDMELDPEINLKIPALIPDAYIKDIRIRLGYYKALAEITSNEDLDRIEEELRDQFGPIPDQTLNLMGLMLIRRQCKELGVRDISAGVTSISLVFTEKTKLDPTRVIQLAMKEAKKYSITPDNRLNIKMANISWSAVHEEMERLLSLI from the coding sequence ATGAAAGCCGAAATGACTCATACAAGGCTCGAATCGATACTTGATCGCGCCTTCGAAACAACCCGCGGAAAAATTCAAGTGACCGGAGCTTCTTCTCCGCTCGCGTTGGCTTTCTTTTTGTCTCAGACTTACTCTAAAAAAATCAACGGCTTGCCGCACTTAGTTGTAGTTGGCAGTCAGGCAGAAGCACTGAAATTACAGCAACTCCTACAGTTCTTTGACCCACTTCGTCAGAGCACAGTTCTACCGGCATTTGATGTTTCCGCGTATTCAGGTCTCTATCCAAACACGAGATCTGCCGCGGATCGTGTGCGTTTTCTCGCGAAAGCACAGGCTGCAAAGGCCGGAGAAATCTTCATCGCATCACCTGACGCGCTGGTTCAGAAAACAATTCCGGTCAAAATTCTCAAAGAAAACTCGCGAACCCTGTCAGTTGGCGATGAGTTGCCGGAAGACATCGCCGATTATTTGAACTCTTTGGGGTATGTTTCCGCACCGATGGTTGAAGACAAGGGTCAGTATGCTTTACGTGGAGGTATCGTTGATATTTTCCCACCAAGCGAAGATGCACCCGTTCGTTTAGATTTATTCGGCGATCAAGTTGAAACTCTTCGCCACTTTAGCGTCGATGATCAGCGCAGCTCAGATGAAATCAAATCTTTCGTACTGACGCCCGCTCGCGAAATTCTATTCCGCGATGAAACTCATGAACGACTTTTGCAAAGAGTGCGCGCGAACATCGATGACCGCCCGGTTGAAAAAGCCGAGGCCGATGAAATGTTACGCTCGTTGGTTTTAAAGAATTCTTTTCCGGGAATCGAGTTCTTGTTGCCGTATTTTTACGGAGAGCCGGCAAGTCCTGTGGACCATTTTCCAAATCCCATCAATGTGTGGTTCCTGGATCCAGTAGAGATCTCCAGAAGTGCCGACGAAAACATGGCCGAGCTTAAAGCGGACTATGCGACGAGCTCAAGTCATGTGATTCGTCCTGACATGGATTTGTTGTTTCAAAATTTTGAAACCATTACTTATCCCGAAAACAGCCGTCAGATTTATTTCTCAACTTTAGAATACCTGGATGCCGACAATGCAGCAGAGGCTCATGTCGAGTATCGCACATCTCTGACTCAGGATTTTTCTAATCTTTCTAATTCTAATCCCGTCGGTTCTGAGTTGTGGCTTCAGGCTGCAACGAACAAACTTCATAAGTGGCGAGATGACGGCTACCGCATTTTCGTCAGCACCAAGAATCAATCCCACATTGATCGTCTGTCATTGATATTTGAAAAACTAGAACTGAAAGCCGTACGTTGTGGGCAGGATGAATATAAATGGGATACGTGGCTGCAAGATCAGGATTCAGACAAGCACCTTGTTCATATCGTAAGCCGCTATCTATCTGACAGCTTAAGACTTGACGAAGAGCGCGTGATCTTTCTACGCGATGAAGATTTTTACGGCAAGAAAATGCGCAGCCGTGAATCCACGGCCGCCCAAGACTTTCAAAAGCAGGCTAAGCGCCTGGCATTTGGTGATTTAAAACCCGGTGATTTAGTTGTTCACGTTAAACACGGTGTTGGGATCTATGAGGGTCTTAAGATCATGGCGATCGGCGGAGTGGAGTCTGAGTTCATTCAAGTCGGCTTTAAAGATAAGGATAAGCTTTATCTGCCTGTCTACCGCGTGGGACAGTTGCAAAAGTTCTCTGGAGCTGGTGCCACGACTGTTTTGGATAAACTAGGTGGAACTGCCTGGGAAAAAACCAAAGCAAAAGTTAAATCCCACGTTCGCGATATCGCCGCCGACCTGTTAGCACTTTATGCAAAACGTGCAGAGATGCACCGCCCACCATTTGATTTTAAAGAAAATGAAATTCAACTTTTCGAAAATGGCTTCCCTTACGAAGAAACTAATGATCAGTTGCGTGCCATCGGCGATATCCTGAGCGATTTAAAATCCACAAAGCCTATGGACCGCTTAGTCTGTGGCGACGTTGGATTTGGTAAAACGGAAGTCGCAATGCGGGCAGCTTTCTTTGCTGTCCAGGCTCGTCGTCAAGTCGCGATTCTTGCTCCTACAACCGTTCTGACTTTCCAACACTTTGAAACATTTAAAAAACGCTTTGAAGGCTGGCCTGTTGATATTCGCGTTCTGAACAGATTTATAACGCCGGCTGAATCAAAAAAAACAATTCAAGATATTAAGGACGGTAAAGTCGATATCATCGTAGGTACTCACAAGCTTTTAGGAAGCTCCATTGGATTTAAGGACTTGGGACTTCTAATTATCGATGAAGAGCAAAAGTTCGGCGTTACTCACAAAGAAAAAATCAAAAAAATTAAAACCAGTGTTGATACCCTCACGTTGTCGGCAACACCGATTCCCCGAACTTTAAATATGGCACTGGTTGGTATTCGGGATTTAAGTCTTATCAACACCGCACCAGTGGATCGTTTGCCGACTCGTACTTTTGTTACTAAGTTTGATGAAGAAACTATTCGCAAGGCGATTACTGCGGAGATTTCTCGCGGTGGCCAGGTTTACTTTATTCATAATCGTATCGAATCCATCTATGGGTTGGCTGACGAAATCAGAAGCATCGTCCCTGAGGCACGTATTAAAGTCGCCCACGGTCAGATGGAGGAGCACGAACTCGAAAAAGCGATGCTTTCATTCTTCCATCACGAGATTGACGTTTTAATTTGTACAGCGATCGTCGAATCCGGAATGGACGTACCGCGTGCAAATACAATGTTCATTGATTCCGCCCACATGTTTGGTTTGTCTCAGCTTTATCAATTGCGTGGTCGCGTGGGTCGTTCAAAAACCCGTGCCTATTGCTATTTAATGATGCCGCGAAACCGCAAGCTCGATAAAGAGCAACAAGAACGCTTAAAAATCATTCAAGAGAACACCGCTCTGGGCAGTGGTATTAAGATCGCGCAGTACGATTTAGAACTTCGCGGTTCCGGAAATATTCTGGGCGAGGAACAATCGGGGCACGTAAACTCTGTCGGTTATGAACTATATATGGATCTTTTAAATGAAGCCTTGGCCGAAGCTAAGGGTGAAAAAGTTGAAGATATGGAGCTTGATCCTGAAATCAATCTTAAGATCCCAGCTTTAATCCCTGATGCATATATCAAAGACATTCGCATCCGCTTGGGCTACTATAAGGCACTTGCCGAAATCACTTCTAATGAAGATCTCGATAGAATTGAAGAAGAACTGCGCGATCAGTTCGGACCAATCCCCGATCAAACATTGAATTTAATGGGTCTGATGCTCATTCGTCGTCAGTGTAAGGAACTTGGTGTTCGCGATATCAGCGCGGGTGTTACTTCGATCTCATTAGTATTCACCGAAAAAACAAAATTAGATCCAACACGTGTGATTCAATTGGCGATGAAGGAAGCAAAAAAATATTCCATCACTCCTGATAATCGCCTGAATATCAAAATGGCAAATATCTCGTGGTCAGCAGTTCACGAGGAAATGGAAAGACTTTTAAGTCTGATTTAG
- a CDS encoding glycoside hydrolase family 3 protein: MNKYIREIFRILSNTLLFFAFPALVLAQSNPAPSKSLDEIIDLKISKMSLQEKVGQLFIVGFPYTKTNKDLEKFIGDYKPGAFLLFKRNIVSLEQVKKLNEDLYKISYQSTKLPPLIAIDQEGGAVSRLPIQPSPPNALAIGQTQSTELSEEMGYQTGLFLREVGFNMNLAPVLDIADPYSTSFIGVRSFGSDPNLVKEIGTAYAKGLLRSKVIPTAKHFPGTGNIKADPHSTIVNNAASENDLKKKDLVPFEGYSSLGTNVAVMLSHSIYPALDPKRLPASFSSKISTELLRNDLKYKGLVVTDDLQMKGSKEVLRTDLAALKALLAGADIVMMTWSVPDQERAMKTVKTAVEDGRFPIDSLNQKLHRILVTKAFANIYRRDPNLPSLIAGDTLSSQDYVELEDKVLTENIKTNLLTKSLPEARANARTPAAATGKVCAYSPSKEFLDSFKSASQEKVITKQLFGTSKVTDVTAVNKSSRCNVILMAVTGPKTARLLKMLPVEIKKSAVVVNLGSPGLVPKEHGYRKLIQLYFNHKDSGKKVAEHFLEILSSESENFAWNP; encoded by the coding sequence ATGAATAAGTATATCAGGGAAATCTTCAGAATTTTGAGTAATACTCTTTTGTTTTTTGCATTTCCCGCCCTTGTTCTAGCTCAAAGCAATCCGGCCCCAAGTAAAAGTCTTGATGAAATCATCGATCTTAAAATTTCTAAAATGAGTCTCCAGGAAAAAGTAGGACAATTGTTCATCGTAGGTTTTCCTTACACTAAGACCAATAAAGACCTGGAAAAATTTATTGGCGATTATAAACCAGGCGCCTTTTTGTTGTTTAAAAGAAATATCGTTTCTCTTGAGCAGGTTAAAAAATTAAACGAGGACCTTTACAAAATTTCTTACCAATCAACAAAGCTTCCGCCACTCATCGCAATTGATCAAGAAGGCGGAGCCGTTTCTCGGTTACCAATTCAACCGAGTCCCCCGAATGCCTTAGCCATTGGCCAAACTCAATCGACCGAGCTTTCTGAAGAGATGGGATATCAAACTGGGTTGTTCTTGCGCGAAGTGGGTTTTAACATGAACCTCGCCCCGGTATTGGATATCGCAGATCCTTACAGCACCAGCTTTATCGGTGTCCGTTCTTTTGGTTCTGATCCCAATCTAGTGAAGGAAATTGGCACAGCCTACGCAAAAGGTCTTCTGCGTTCTAAAGTTATTCCAACCGCCAAACATTTTCCGGGCACAGGAAATATCAAGGCAGATCCCCATAGTACTATTGTGAATAATGCGGCCTCTGAAAATGATTTAAAAAAGAAGGACCTTGTTCCGTTTGAAGGTTATTCGTCACTGGGTACGAATGTCGCTGTGATGTTATCGCATTCGATCTATCCTGCACTTGACCCAAAACGACTGCCTGCAAGTTTTTCCTCAAAGATATCAACAGAACTTTTACGAAATGATTTGAAATACAAGGGCCTCGTAGTCACTGATGATTTGCAGATGAAAGGATCTAAGGAGGTTTTGCGCACGGACCTTGCCGCCCTGAAAGCCCTGCTGGCAGGAGCTGACATTGTGATGATGACTTGGTCTGTTCCGGATCAGGAGCGCGCCATGAAGACTGTTAAAACCGCCGTAGAAGATGGCAGATTCCCGATCGATTCTTTAAATCAAAAGCTCCATCGCATTCTTGTTACAAAAGCCTTCGCAAATATTTATCGTCGCGATCCGAATCTCCCGTCATTGATAGCCGGTGACACCTTAAGTTCGCAAGACTATGTGGAGCTCGAGGATAAAGTTTTAACTGAAAATATTAAAACAAACTTACTGACTAAATCTCTGCCAGAAGCCCGCGCCAATGCGCGCACTCCTGCGGCTGCAACCGGCAAAGTCTGCGCGTATTCACCGTCAAAAGAGTTTTTAGATAGCTTTAAATCAGCATCTCAAGAGAAAGTTATTACCAAACAGCTTTTCGGAACTTCGAAAGTTACCGACGTTACTGCGGTTAACAAATCGTCGCGCTGTAATGTCATTTTGATGGCTGTGACGGGCCCGAAGACGGCTCGCCTGTTAAAGATGCTTCCGGTTGAAATTAAGAAAAGCGCCGTCGTGGTTAACTTAGGTTCACCAGGACTCGTTCCCAAGGAACATGGGTATCGCAAGTTAATCCAACTTTACTTCAATCACAAAGATTCGGGAAAAAAGGTTGCAGAACATTTTCTGGAAATTCTAAGTTCCGAATCTGAAAATTTTGCCTGGAATCCCTAG
- a CDS encoding exonuclease domain-containing protein: protein MKLTEMPIFFFDLQTTGAKPENGAAILEMAWTSVSGNTEASLIKLPNDEKIPYRIQMITGIYNDDMDAANPADAVFASLEEKFANHRCVIHFAQFEKPFLSHQYAQFDKEFPFEIICTHEIAKRLFPNLPTRGIKGLAGYFGYPTQDLKRAAQQTSATQAIWTSLVAELAKIDIETWEQLQEWLQVTPKIKKTKYEYPLQKDKRLTLPDQPGVYRMISKWDEILYVGKATSLKDRVNSYFRGQKNRDSRKLEMLTQVYDLRVTVCGSPLEAALLETDEIKKWDPRYNISLKAGHRNVVFFNREMTHIDFEQSAEFNIGPFSSSLVFDSIRNLRDCLVNGKFHDNVFYEPIDAALVEEGFKLFCERNSFTPEIFKSVRNMLALGLWWNRQYDLLDDEEELGDEATEESKEELSADEVDELIELTAVDIADKIERHIMRAGRTYVRAKALTKILNADISYKPATSEQQDPYHVQVRGGHIVQEAHGGRIPKISLWNGLNIDTYDRMSVLLMELGKIRTQEGEVEIHYR, encoded by the coding sequence GTGAAGTTAACTGAAATGCCCATTTTCTTTTTTGATCTGCAGACCACGGGAGCAAAACCCGAGAATGGCGCTGCCATTTTGGAAATGGCTTGGACATCTGTTAGTGGAAACACGGAAGCAAGCCTGATTAAACTTCCGAATGACGAGAAGATTCCATATCGCATTCAAATGATCACAGGAATTTATAACGACGATATGGATGCAGCTAATCCTGCTGATGCTGTATTTGCGTCCTTAGAAGAGAAATTTGCGAATCATCGTTGCGTTATTCATTTTGCGCAGTTTGAAAAACCATTTCTGTCGCATCAATACGCACAATTCGACAAAGAGTTTCCTTTCGAAATTATTTGCACCCATGAAATTGCGAAAAGACTTTTTCCTAACTTGCCTACTCGGGGAATTAAGGGTTTAGCCGGATACTTTGGTTATCCCACTCAAGATTTAAAAAGAGCGGCCCAACAAACATCTGCTACCCAAGCCATTTGGACGAGCCTGGTGGCAGAACTCGCTAAGATTGATATTGAAACGTGGGAACAACTTCAAGAATGGCTGCAGGTCACTCCCAAGATTAAAAAAACCAAGTACGAATACCCGCTGCAAAAAGATAAACGCCTGACTTTGCCAGATCAGCCTGGCGTCTATCGCATGATCAGCAAGTGGGATGAGATCTTATACGTCGGTAAGGCGACTTCCCTTAAAGATCGCGTGAATAGTTATTTCCGTGGTCAGAAAAATCGCGATTCGCGCAAACTCGAAATGCTGACCCAGGTTTATGATTTGCGTGTGACGGTTTGCGGAAGTCCGCTGGAAGCAGCATTGCTGGAAACTGATGAAATTAAAAAATGGGATCCTCGCTATAATATTTCATTAAAGGCAGGCCATCGCAATGTGGTCTTCTTTAATCGCGAAATGACGCACATTGATTTTGAACAAAGTGCAGAGTTTAATATCGGTCCTTTTTCAAGCAGTCTCGTGTTTGATTCGATTCGCAACCTTCGTGATTGCCTTGTAAACGGTAAGTTTCATGACAATGTTTTTTACGAACCCATCGATGCAGCATTAGTCGAAGAGGGATTTAAGTTGTTCTGCGAGCGCAATTCATTTACTCCTGAGATCTTTAAATCAGTCCGTAATATGCTGGCGTTGGGCCTTTGGTGGAATCGCCAATATGACTTGTTGGATGACGAAGAGGAGCTTGGAGACGAAGCGACTGAAGAGTCTAAAGAAGAATTATCAGCAGATGAAGTTGATGAGTTGATAGAACTTACCGCGGTTGATATCGCAGATAAGATTGAAAGACATATCATGCGTGCAGGACGCACCTATGTCCGAGCTAAAGCGCTGACTAAAATTTTGAATGCGGATATTTCATATAAGCCAGCGACGTCCGAGCAGCAAGACCCTTATCATGTGCAGGTCCGCGGCGGACACATTGTCCAGGAGGCACATGGAGGCCGCATTCCAAAGATTTCACTTTGGAACGGATTGAACATCGATACCTATGATCGCATGAGTGTTCTTTTGATGGAGCTTGGCAAAATCCGCACCCAAGAGGGCGAAGTCGAAATTCACTATCGCTAG
- a CDS encoding ATP-dependent DNA helicase — protein sequence MAKKNLRKIQIDLRQFALPCPRVGSIEAHSGYGQTPRLGQEIHQNIQRKRIREIPGYEAEKRLSIEFERDQYLFVVSGRADGVVEGASFQVEEIKSAFDVESLEHKLTVDDNHPYVWQLRTYGYILYKQMGEVPELKMLLVSSRNFKQSEIYFELDIEEYEAWLALRLAELTEETKIREKLFKKRVAAAEDLKFPFTSPRPGQTELIENIQLGFIEEKSMVIQAPTGLGKTIGVLYPSLKDSLARGQKVIYVTPKNSQHQVAEEAVEKLQDQGASIRPLTITAKSKMCFKAEPLCNPQYCEFAKDYYKKLAENDLVNKVTKLRSLSQGKLQELGEQYQVCPFELSLEAIERADVVIADYNYVFSTRSLLGRLELPLMEPTQKANLVIDEAHNLPARAQDYFSPAISTRDLQNIIPSLGKINIRLQKRAQILCEEAIELIETYRGESRTVVIDFDPVFELESRMREFLGEYLEADIEIQTQDGVLRLVNMWSDFAQALELQGPEFFQTYQKNRLFGEINETLKVTCCDASRHLNEIYKSFKNVVAFSATLKPFTYSMKLLGFDEITTKCLEFVSPFPKEHRKILLIPQISTKFKDRPMNAPKIAQAMEKIMAVKPGNYIALFPSFEFMKDVEGHLRDSSYQRLVQHREMKAARVDDFLSFMKNADKPTLLLAVQGGIFSEGVDFPGDMLIGAFVVGPALPNFDFEREQIRQYYERSYDKGQAFNYTYVYPAMAKTIQSAGRVIRSENDKGIIVLMDSRFLETTYSETMPQGWFEQGAQELVSGKIISDVTDFWKSIETNSESEIEA from the coding sequence ATGGCAAAAAAGAACTTACGCAAAATTCAAATTGATCTGCGCCAGTTCGCTTTGCCATGCCCAAGAGTGGGCAGCATTGAGGCTCACTCCGGTTACGGGCAAACTCCTCGCCTGGGCCAAGAGATACATCAGAACATTCAAAGAAAAAGAATTCGCGAGATTCCAGGCTACGAAGCCGAGAAAAGACTTTCTATCGAATTTGAACGTGATCAGTACTTGTTTGTTGTCTCGGGCCGTGCAGATGGTGTGGTTGAGGGCGCAAGCTTTCAAGTTGAAGAAATCAAATCGGCTTTCGATGTTGAGTCGCTGGAACACAAACTTACAGTGGATGATAATCATCCCTATGTGTGGCAGCTTCGCACATACGGATACATTCTTTACAAGCAAATGGGTGAAGTTCCAGAGCTTAAAATGCTTTTGGTTTCTTCGCGAAACTTTAAACAGTCCGAGATCTATTTTGAATTGGATATTGAAGAATACGAGGCCTGGTTAGCGCTGCGCTTGGCAGAACTAACAGAAGAAACTAAGATCCGCGAGAAGCTATTCAAAAAGCGTGTGGCAGCAGCAGAGGATTTGAAGTTTCCGTTTACTTCACCACGTCCTGGGCAGACTGAATTAATTGAAAATATACAGTTGGGATTCATCGAGGAAAAATCGATGGTCATTCAGGCACCGACAGGCTTGGGTAAGACGATTGGTGTTTTATATCCTTCCCTGAAGGACTCTTTGGCGCGTGGACAAAAGGTGATCTATGTGACACCAAAGAACTCCCAGCATCAGGTGGCCGAAGAAGCAGTTGAAAAACTGCAGGATCAGGGCGCATCAATCAGACCCCTGACAATCACGGCGAAAAGTAAGATGTGTTTTAAGGCCGAACCTTTATGCAATCCGCAGTACTGTGAATTTGCTAAGGACTATTACAAAAAACTGGCAGAGAATGATCTGGTTAACAAAGTTACGAAGCTTCGCTCTTTGAGCCAGGGAAAACTTCAAGAGTTGGGTGAGCAGTACCAAGTGTGCCCTTTTGAATTGTCTTTAGAGGCGATCGAAAGAGCAGACGTGGTCATAGCTGACTATAACTATGTTTTTTCAACCAGAAGTCTATTAGGACGTTTAGAGCTTCCTTTAATGGAGCCCACTCAAAAAGCAAATCTGGTAATCGATGAAGCTCATAATTTGCCGGCACGGGCACAAGACTATTTTTCACCAGCGATTTCAACGCGGGATCTGCAGAACATCATTCCGTCGCTAGGAAAAATCAATATCCGCCTTCAAAAGCGGGCGCAGATACTTTGCGAAGAAGCGATCGAGCTGATTGAAACCTATCGTGGTGAGTCTCGTACTGTGGTTATTGATTTTGATCCGGTCTTTGAGCTTGAGTCCAGAATGCGTGAGTTTTTGGGCGAATATCTGGAAGCCGACATCGAGATTCAAACGCAAGACGGGGTCTTGCGTCTGGTGAATATGTGGAGCGACTTTGCACAAGCTCTCGAACTCCAGGGCCCTGAATTTTTTCAGACATACCAAAAGAATCGTCTATTTGGCGAAATCAACGAGACCCTGAAGGTGACTTGTTGTGATGCCTCTAGACACTTAAATGAAATTTATAAATCATTTAAAAACGTTGTCGCATTTTCTGCGACGTTAAAGCCGTTTACCTATTCCATGAAACTTTTGGGTTTTGACGAGATTACGACCAAGTGCCTTGAATTCGTTTCTCCATTTCCGAAAGAACATCGCAAGATTTTGCTAATTCCCCAAATCTCGACAAAGTTTAAAGATCGTCCGATGAACGCGCCAAAGATTGCCCAGGCTATGGAAAAGATTATGGCGGTAAAGCCCGGAAACTATATTGCACTCTTCCCCAGCTTCGAGTTCATGAAGGATGTTGAGGGACATCTGCGAGACAGTTCCTATCAAAGATTAGTTCAGCATCGTGAAATGAAAGCCGCACGGGTCGACGACTTCCTGTCATTTATGAAGAATGCAGATAAGCCAACTTTGCTATTGGCTGTGCAGGGTGGAATCTTTTCTGAAGGCGTCGATTTTCCGGGTGATATGCTAATTGGTGCTTTCGTGGTTGGACCCGCGCTGCCTAATTTTGATTTTGAGCGCGAACAAATTCGCCAGTATTACGAGCGTTCCTATGATAAAGGCCAAGCATTCAATTACACCTATGTCTATCCCGCCATGGCGAAGACGATTCAATCCGCGGGCCGGGTGATTCGCTCTGAAAATGACAAGGGAATTATCGTCTTGATGGATTCCAGATTTTTAGAGACAACGTACTCCGAAACCATGCCCCAAGGCTGGTTTGAGCAAGGTGCCCAGGAATTGGTCTCAGGAAAAATCATTTCTGACGTGACCGATTTTTGGAAGAGCATTGAAACTAATTCTGAGAGTGAAATCGAAGCGTGA
- a CDS encoding PA0069 family radical SAM protein, which translates to MTREFRKDIRGRGASSNIPNRFDSLHFEAEPQDFDNYLEEEKPRLQTQVLKDSSRAVLTKNDSPDIGFTYSVNPYRGCEHGCIYCYARPTHEYLGMSAGLDFESKIMVKENAPELLEEALMKKSWEPQVIMMSGVTDCYQPLEREYNLTRGCLEVLNKFKNPGAIITKNHMVTRDIDILQEMAKYQGIVVTISITSLDADLIASLEPRTSRPAARLRAIEELAKAGIPVGVNVAPVILGLTDHEMPAILKAAADAGATSAGYTMLRLPLAVAPLFEEWLDVHRPLRKSKVIEAVKNVRDGKMYNSEFGNRMTGTGPRAEQLAQVFEVYSRKYGLNKKNWNLSAASFQRPPTTEEIAAQAQLSFNLD; encoded by the coding sequence ATGACCCGAGAATTTCGCAAAGATATCCGGGGTAGAGGCGCCAGCAGTAATATTCCGAATCGTTTTGATTCCCTCCATTTCGAAGCCGAGCCACAGGATTTTGATAACTATTTAGAAGAGGAAAAACCTCGTTTGCAGACGCAAGTTCTGAAGGATTCGTCGCGCGCTGTTTTAACTAAAAACGACAGTCCTGATATCGGATTCACTTATTCTGTAAATCCTTATCGTGGCTGTGAGCACGGGTGTATCTATTGCTATGCTCGTCCAACGCATGAGTATTTGGGAATGTCTGCGGGATTAGATTTTGAATCAAAGATCATGGTGAAAGAAAATGCGCCAGAGCTTTTAGAAGAAGCGCTGATGAAAAAATCATGGGAGCCTCAAGTGATCATGATGAGTGGCGTGACTGATTGTTATCAGCCGCTTGAGCGTGAATACAACCTGACTCGTGGATGCTTGGAAGTTTTGAATAAATTTAAAAATCCAGGCGCGATCATCACAAAGAATCATATGGTTACGCGCGATATAGATATTCTACAGGAGATGGCCAAGTACCAGGGGATCGTTGTTACTATTTCTATCACATCACTAGATGCGGACTTGATCGCTTCATTGGAACCCCGCACATCAAGACCTGCAGCGCGTTTGCGGGCGATTGAGGAATTGGCAAAAGCGGGAATTCCTGTTGGAGTGAATGTTGCTCCGGTGATTTTGGGTCTAACCGATCACGAGATGCCAGCGATACTGAAAGCGGCAGCGGATGCGGGGGCTACTTCAGCGGGTTATACGATGTTGCGATTGCCTCTTGCGGTTGCTCCACTGTTTGAAGAGTGGTTGGATGTGCATCGACCTTTGCGTAAAAGCAAAGTGATTGAAGCGGTTAAGAATGTTCGCGATGGCAAAATGTACAACTCGGAATTTGGAAATCGGATGACGGGTACTGGGCCGCGAGCAGAGCAGCTGGCGCAAGTGTTTGAAGTTTACAGTCGCAAGTACGGTTTGAATAAAAAGAATTGGAATCTGTCGGCGGCAAGCTTTCAAAGGCCACCGACGACTGAAGAAATTGCGGCACAAGCGCAACTTAGTTTTAATTTAGATTAG
- the atpC gene encoding ATP synthase F1 subunit epsilon, whose protein sequence is MFKLTIVTPERRLLVNQEVEEVTVPGFKGELNILPGHAPLITTLGVGVMKWRLKGQEKQNQAVISWGYCQVSPEGVNVLANIADLPEEIDLVATKEYLAKSEKHVLDEVITDADWTEFQKEWTRARAKIEVAENVAKK, encoded by the coding sequence ATGTTTAAACTGACAATCGTGACTCCAGAGCGTCGTCTTCTAGTAAACCAAGAGGTTGAAGAAGTAACTGTGCCTGGTTTTAAAGGGGAACTTAATATTCTTCCTGGTCACGCGCCTCTAATCACTACACTAGGTGTTGGTGTGATGAAGTGGAGACTTAAGGGTCAAGAAAAGCAAAACCAAGCTGTTATTAGCTGGGGTTATTGCCAAGTATCCCCTGAAGGCGTGAATGTTCTAGCGAACATCGCTGACTTGCCAGAAGAAATCGATCTTGTTGCAACTAAAGAGTACCTTGCTAAGTCTGAGAAACACGTCCTTGACGAAGTTATCACAGATGCAGATTGGACTGAGTTCCAAAAAGAGTGGACTCGCGCAAGAGCGAAAATTGAAGTGGCTGAAAACGTCGCTAAAAAATAG